A single window of Streptomyces griseoviridis DNA harbors:
- a CDS encoding ABC transporter permease: MNFWDYLGARHEQLLTDAYQHASAVFQCMVVATLIGVLIGVLTYRSDWAGNLATTATSTILTVPSLAMIGLLIPIVGLGVPPTVISLTLYGLLPIVRNAIVGLRGVDPSLVDAARGIGMSRVMRLLRVELPLAWPPILTGIRVSTQMLMGIAAIAAYASGPGLGNEIFRGIASLGSRNALNQVLAGTLGIIVLALLFDAAYVLLGRLTISRGIRA; encoded by the coding sequence GTGAACTTCTGGGACTACCTCGGCGCCCGGCACGAACAACTCCTCACGGACGCGTATCAACACGCCAGCGCCGTCTTCCAGTGCATGGTCGTGGCCACCCTGATCGGCGTCCTGATCGGCGTCCTCACCTACCGCAGCGACTGGGCAGGCAACCTCGCCACCACCGCCACCTCCACGATCCTGACCGTCCCCTCGCTCGCCATGATCGGCCTGCTCATCCCGATCGTCGGCCTCGGCGTACCGCCCACCGTGATCTCCCTGACCCTGTACGGGCTGCTGCCGATCGTGCGCAACGCGATCGTCGGACTCCGCGGCGTCGACCCGTCCCTGGTGGACGCCGCCCGCGGCATCGGCATGTCCCGGGTGATGCGGCTGCTGCGGGTCGAGCTGCCGCTCGCCTGGCCGCCGATCCTCACCGGCATCCGGGTCTCCACCCAGATGCTGATGGGCATCGCCGCCATCGCCGCCTACGCGTCCGGGCCCGGCCTCGGCAACGAGATCTTCCGCGGCATCGCCTCACTGGGCAGCAGGAACGCGCTCAACCAGGTACTCGCGGGCACCCTCGGCATCATCGTCCTGGCCCTGCTGTTCGACGCCGCGTACGTCCTGCTCGGACGGCTGACCATCTCCAGGGGGATCCGTGCCTGA
- a CDS encoding betaine/proline/choline family ABC transporter ATP-binding protein (Members of the family are the ATP-binding subunit of ABC transporters for substrates such as betaine, L-proline or other amino acids, choline, carnitine, etc. The substrate specificity is best determined from the substrate-binding subunit, rather than this subunit, as it interacts with the permease subunit and not with substrate directly.), which produces MPDETPTTGATIELENLTKRYPGNPSPAVDNVNMEIKAGEIVIFVGPSGCGKSTTLKMINRLIEPTGGRIRIGGEDVTGIDPVKLRRKVGYAIQSAGLFPHMTVAQNISLVPRMIGWSSARTKARVEELLDLVGLDPGEFRGRYPRQLSGGQQQRVGVARALAADPPVLLMDEPFGAVDPITRDHLQDELIRLQHELHKTIVFVTHDFDEAIKLGDRIAVLREHSHIAQFDTPEAILTNPADDFVSGFVGAGAALKRLNLTRVRDVEITDYPTVTVDDPLQSIFNRLRESGTNEILLLDKRGRPYKWLRRGDLMRARGSLARAGTLVHDTVTRDATLRDALEAVLTDNAGRVAVTGRRGEYTGVVDMETLMNSVHELLDADRLEAMEHQHELEEARTERTHAEQEGGEEGTER; this is translated from the coding sequence GTGCCTGACGAGACACCCACCACCGGGGCGACCATCGAACTGGAGAACCTCACCAAGCGCTACCCCGGCAACCCGAGCCCCGCCGTCGACAACGTCAACATGGAGATCAAGGCGGGCGAGATCGTCATCTTCGTCGGCCCCTCGGGGTGCGGGAAGTCGACCACCCTCAAGATGATCAACCGGCTGATCGAGCCGACCGGCGGCCGGATCAGGATCGGCGGCGAGGACGTCACCGGCATCGACCCGGTGAAGCTGCGCCGCAAGGTCGGCTACGCCATCCAGTCGGCCGGCCTCTTCCCGCACATGACCGTCGCCCAGAACATCAGCCTGGTACCGCGGATGATCGGCTGGTCCTCCGCCAGGACCAAGGCCCGGGTGGAGGAACTCCTCGACCTGGTCGGGCTCGACCCCGGCGAGTTCCGGGGCCGCTACCCGCGCCAGCTCTCCGGCGGCCAGCAGCAGCGCGTCGGCGTGGCCCGAGCGCTCGCCGCCGACCCGCCCGTCCTGCTGATGGACGAGCCGTTCGGCGCCGTCGACCCGATCACCCGCGACCACCTCCAGGACGAACTGATCCGGCTCCAGCACGAGTTGCACAAGACCATCGTCTTCGTCACCCACGACTTCGACGAGGCCATCAAACTCGGCGACCGGATCGCCGTCCTGCGCGAGCACTCCCACATCGCCCAGTTCGACACCCCGGAGGCGATCCTCACCAACCCGGCCGACGACTTCGTCTCCGGGTTCGTCGGCGCGGGCGCCGCCCTCAAACGGCTCAACCTCACCCGGGTGCGGGACGTCGAGATCACCGACTACCCGACCGTCACCGTCGACGACCCGCTCCAGTCCATCTTCAACCGGCTGCGGGAGAGCGGCACCAACGAGATCCTGCTCCTCGACAAGCGCGGCCGCCCCTACAAGTGGCTGCGCCGCGGCGACCTCATGCGGGCCAGGGGCTCACTCGCCCGCGCCGGCACCCTCGTCCACGACACCGTGACCCGTGACGCCACCCTGCGCGACGCCCTCGAAGCCGTGCTCACCGACAACGCCGGACGGGTCGCGGTGACCGGACGGCGCGGCGAGTACACCGGCGTCGTCGACATGGAGACCCTCATGAACTCCGTGCACGAACTGCTCGACGCCGACCGCCTCGAAGCCATGGAGCACCAGCACGAGTTGGAGGAGGCCCGCACCGAGCGCACCCACGCCGAGCAGGAGGGCGGCGAAGAGGGGACCGAGCGATGA
- a CDS encoding ABC transporter permease, with amino-acid sequence MSGPAPRRPSGEHDVKGLAFRDEGEAEQEAPPPSPARPGRRITWQRLTILPAFLIALLLATWLWFKQADLDAISRNALSHGQVSKALWQQIELVAISTFFVLIIAIPLGILLTRRTFQKATPVATAFANMGQATPAIGLLALLVIWLGTGMRAALIGIIIYAVLPVLSNTIAGLRANDPTLLEAARGIGMSPLGVLRRVELPLAVPLILAGVRTALVLNVGTATLATFGGGGGLGVLITTGITNQRMPVLVLGSILTVSLALLVDWLASLAELLLRPRGLEVEA; translated from the coding sequence ATGAGCGGGCCCGCGCCGCGCCGGCCCTCCGGCGAACACGACGTCAAAGGGCTCGCCTTCCGCGACGAGGGCGAGGCCGAACAGGAGGCCCCGCCCCCCTCCCCCGCCCGGCCCGGGCGCCGGATCACCTGGCAGCGGCTGACCATCCTGCCCGCGTTCCTGATCGCGCTGCTGCTGGCGACCTGGCTCTGGTTCAAGCAGGCCGACCTGGACGCGATCTCCAGGAACGCTCTCTCCCACGGGCAGGTCTCCAAAGCCCTCTGGCAGCAGATCGAACTCGTCGCGATCTCCACGTTCTTCGTGCTGATCATCGCGATCCCGCTGGGCATCCTGCTGACCCGCCGGACGTTCCAGAAGGCCACCCCGGTCGCCACGGCCTTCGCCAACATGGGCCAGGCGACCCCCGCGATCGGGCTCCTCGCCCTGCTGGTGATCTGGCTCGGCACCGGCATGAGAGCCGCCCTGATCGGCATCATCATCTACGCCGTGCTGCCCGTGCTGTCGAACACCATCGCCGGCCTGCGCGCCAACGACCCCACCCTGCTGGAAGCCGCCCGCGGCATCGGCATGTCCCCGCTCGGCGTGCTGCGCCGGGTCGAACTCCCGCTGGCCGTACCGCTGATCCTGGCCGGCGTGCGCACCGCGCTGGTCCTCAACGTCGGCACCGCGACGCTCGCCACGTTCGGCGGGGGCGGCGGGCTCGGGGTACTGATCACCACCGGCATCACCAACCAGCGGATGCCGGTCCTGGTCCTCGGCTCGATCCTCACCGTGTCCCTCGCCCTGCTCGTCGACTGGCTCGCCTCCCTGGCCGAACTCCTGTTGCGGCCACGCGGGTTGGAGGTGGAGGCGTGA
- a CDS encoding glycine betaine ABC transporter substrate-binding protein has translation MVDDVQPGTLGQGQPLKGAHLTVTSKEFTEQLILGAMMGIAFEAAGAEVLDRTGIQGSIGAREAVKSGEATGMYEYTGTAWITYQGNSKPIPNPDAQWRAVRAADLRNGLTWLAPSALNNTYALAMNEANHKKYGTGTLSEVAALAKKDPGAVTLCVESEFANRADGLPGMEKTYGMSLPAKNITQMDTGIIYTQAAKGSCTYGEVFTTDGRIKSMHLVVMADDKKFFPNYNAAPEINSKALKEHPAIAEVLAPLTRKLDNTVAQTLNAKVDVDGQDPHDVALDWMKREGLVKAG, from the coding sequence ATGGTCGACGACGTCCAACCCGGCACCCTCGGGCAGGGGCAGCCCCTGAAGGGCGCCCACCTCACCGTCACCTCCAAGGAGTTCACCGAGCAACTGATCCTCGGCGCGATGATGGGCATCGCCTTCGAGGCGGCCGGCGCGGAGGTGCTGGACCGCACCGGCATCCAGGGGTCCATCGGCGCCCGCGAAGCCGTCAAGAGCGGCGAGGCGACCGGCATGTACGAGTACACCGGCACCGCCTGGATCACCTACCAGGGCAACAGCAAGCCCATCCCGAACCCGGACGCGCAGTGGCGGGCGGTACGGGCCGCGGACCTGCGGAACGGGCTGACCTGGCTCGCGCCGTCCGCCCTGAACAACACCTACGCCCTCGCCATGAACGAGGCCAACCACAAGAAGTACGGCACCGGCACCCTCTCCGAGGTGGCCGCGCTCGCCAAGAAGGACCCCGGCGCCGTCACCCTCTGCGTGGAGAGCGAGTTCGCCAACCGGGCCGACGGGCTGCCCGGCATGGAGAAGACGTACGGGATGAGCCTGCCCGCGAAGAACATCACCCAGATGGACACCGGGATCATCTACACCCAGGCCGCGAAGGGCAGTTGCACCTACGGCGAGGTCTTCACCACCGACGGGCGCATCAAGTCGATGCACCTGGTGGTGATGGCCGACGACAAGAAGTTCTTCCCCAACTACAACGCGGCCCCCGAGATCAACTCCAAGGCCCTGAAGGAGCATCCGGCGATCGCCGAAGTCCTCGCCCCTCTCACCAGGAAGCTCGACAACACCGTCGCGCAGACCCTGAACGCGAAGGTCGACGTCGACGGGCAGGACCCGCACGACGTGGCACTCGACTGGATGAAGCGGGAAGGGCTCGTGAAGGCGGGCTGA
- a CDS encoding YlbL family protein, with protein sequence MLSRLTRPWALAVCALPVVALLATAVFAPLPFALAQPGITADVLGKNKGTEVITIEGAKTRTTTGQLRMTTIEATNPDTRISLGQVVDAWFSTDRAVMPHDAVYPSGDSTKEIEQHNTAQMKESQDAATRAALDYLHLQDKDVKVTLKLADVGGPSAGLMFTLGIIDKLNGDGSEGDLTGGRTIAGTGTIGDDGKVGAVGGVPLKTMAARRDGATVFLVPRAECADARSELPKGLRLVPVTTLKSAVSALTALSKGKGTVPTC encoded by the coding sequence GTGCTCTCTCGTCTCACGCGCCCCTGGGCCCTCGCCGTCTGTGCTCTGCCCGTCGTGGCGCTGCTGGCCACCGCGGTGTTCGCGCCGTTGCCGTTCGCGCTGGCGCAGCCCGGCATCACGGCGGACGTGCTCGGCAAGAACAAGGGCACCGAAGTGATCACCATCGAGGGTGCGAAGACCCGGACGACCACCGGCCAGCTGCGGATGACGACGATCGAGGCGACCAACCCGGACACGAGGATCTCGCTCGGTCAGGTGGTCGACGCGTGGTTCTCGACCGACCGGGCGGTGATGCCGCACGACGCGGTGTACCCGAGCGGCGACAGCACCAAGGAGATCGAGCAGCACAACACCGCGCAGATGAAGGAGTCCCAGGACGCGGCGACCCGGGCCGCTCTCGACTACCTCCACCTCCAGGACAAGGACGTCAAGGTCACCCTGAAGCTGGCCGACGTCGGCGGCCCGAGCGCGGGCCTCATGTTCACCCTGGGCATCATCGACAAGCTGAACGGCGACGGCTCCGAGGGTGACCTCACCGGCGGCCGGACCATCGCGGGCACCGGCACGATCGGCGACGACGGGAAGGTCGGCGCGGTCGGCGGGGTGCCGTTGAAGACGATGGCCGCGCGCCGGGACGGTGCCACCGTGTTCCTGGTGCCGCGGGCGGAGTGCGCGGACGCCAGGTCGGAGCTGCCCAAGGGGCTGCGGCTGGTCCCGGTGACCACGCTCAAGAGCGCGGTGAGCGCACTCACGGCGCTGTCGAAGGGCAAGGGCACAGTCCCGACCTGCTGA
- a CDS encoding IclR family transcriptional regulator, giving the protein MTAETSQTLDRGLRVLKLLADTDHGLTVTELSHRLGVNRTVVYRLLATLEQHTLVRRDLGGRARVGLGVLRLGRQVHPLVREAALPALRSLAEDIGATAHLTLVDGSDALAVAVVEPTWTDYHVAYRAGFRHPLDRGAAGRAILAARSQPPGDPGYTLTHGELEAGASGAAAPLLGVTGVEGSVGVVMLADAVPERVGPRVMDAAREVAEALR; this is encoded by the coding sequence GTGACCGCGGAGACCTCTCAGACGCTCGACCGGGGACTGCGCGTCCTCAAGCTGCTGGCCGACACCGACCACGGGCTGACCGTCACCGAGCTTTCGCATCGACTGGGCGTCAACCGGACCGTGGTCTACCGGTTGCTCGCCACGCTGGAACAGCACACGCTCGTCCGCCGCGACCTAGGCGGCCGGGCCCGGGTAGGGCTCGGTGTGCTGCGCCTGGGCCGACAGGTCCATCCCCTGGTCAGAGAGGCCGCGCTGCCCGCCCTCCGCTCACTGGCCGAGGACATAGGGGCGACCGCCCACCTCACCCTGGTCGACGGCTCCGACGCGCTGGCCGTGGCCGTCGTCGAGCCGACCTGGACCGACTACCACGTGGCGTATCGGGCCGGGTTCCGCCACCCCCTGGACCGGGGTGCCGCGGGCCGGGCGATCCTCGCCGCGCGCTCCCAGCCACCGGGCGACCCGGGCTACACCCTCACCCACGGTGAACTGGAGGCCGGCGCGAGCGGCGCCGCCGCCCCGCTGCTCGGCGTCACCGGAGTGGAGGGCAGCGTCGGCGTGGTGATGCTCGCCGACGCCGTACCGGAGCGGGTGGGCCCCCGAGTGATGGACGCGGCCCGCGAGGTGGCAGAGGCCCTGCGCTGA
- a CDS encoding DEAD/DEAH box helicase, which produces MTTTAASSSHSHHLSPAFPGRAPWGTASKLRAWQQGAMEKYIQEQPRDFLAVATPGAGKTTFALTLASWLLHHHVVQQVTVVAPTEHLKKQWAEAAARIGIKLDPEYSAGPLGKDYDGIAVTYAGVGVRPMLHRNRSEQRKTLVILDEIHHAGDSKSWGEACLEAFEPATRRLALTGTPFRSDTNPIPFVTYEEDNAGIRRSAADYTYGYGSALSDGVVRPVIFLSYSGNMRWRTKAGDEIAARLGEPMTKDAVSQAWRTALDARGEWMPSVLRAADQRLTEVRKGIPDAGALVIATDQDSARAYAKLIREITGTKATVVLSDDTGASRRIDDFSASTDRWMVAVRMVSEGVDVPRLAVGVYATTISTPLFFAQAVGRFVRSRRRGETASVFLPTVPDLLTFANEMEVERDHALDKPKKDGEEDPYAESEKEMEEANKEQDEDTGEQEQFSFEALESEAVFDRVLYDGAEFGMQAHPGSEEEQDYLGIPGLLEPDQVQMLLQKRQARQIAHSRKKPDDEADLLELPAERRPVVSHKEMMELRKQLNTMVSAYVHQSGKPHGVIHTELRRVCGGPPSAEATAGQLRQRVAKVQEWATRMR; this is translated from the coding sequence GTGACTACCACCGCCGCTTCCTCCTCCCACTCCCACCACCTCTCCCCGGCCTTCCCCGGCCGCGCCCCGTGGGGTACCGCCAGCAAGCTGCGCGCCTGGCAGCAGGGCGCGATGGAGAAGTACATCCAGGAGCAGCCACGGGACTTCCTCGCGGTGGCGACCCCGGGCGCGGGCAAGACGACCTTCGCGCTCACCCTCGCCTCCTGGCTGCTGCACCACCACGTCGTGCAGCAGGTGACCGTGGTCGCGCCGACCGAGCACCTGAAGAAGCAGTGGGCCGAGGCCGCCGCGCGCATAGGGATCAAGCTCGACCCCGAGTACAGCGCGGGCCCGCTCGGCAAGGACTACGACGGGATCGCCGTCACCTACGCCGGTGTCGGCGTCCGGCCCATGCTGCACCGCAACCGCAGCGAGCAGCGCAAGACCCTGGTGATCCTCGACGAGATCCACCACGCCGGTGACTCCAAGTCCTGGGGCGAGGCCTGCCTCGAGGCGTTCGAGCCGGCCACCCGGCGGCTCGCGCTCACCGGCACGCCGTTCCGCTCCGACACCAACCCGATCCCCTTCGTGACGTACGAGGAGGACAACGCCGGCATCCGGCGCTCCGCCGCCGACTACACGTACGGCTACGGATCCGCGCTCTCGGACGGCGTCGTCCGGCCGGTCATCTTCCTCTCCTACAGCGGCAACATGCGCTGGCGCACCAAGGCGGGCGACGAGATCGCCGCCCGGCTCGGCGAGCCGATGACCAAGGACGCCGTCAGCCAGGCCTGGCGGACCGCGCTCGACGCGCGCGGCGAGTGGATGCCCAGCGTGCTGCGCGCCGCCGACCAGCGGCTGACCGAGGTCAGGAAGGGCATCCCGGACGCCGGCGCCCTCGTCATCGCCACCGACCAGGACTCCGCGCGCGCCTACGCCAAGCTCATCCGCGAGATCACCGGCACCAAGGCCACCGTCGTCCTGTCCGACGACACCGGAGCCTCCCGGCGCATCGACGACTTCAGCGCCTCGACCGACCGCTGGATGGTCGCCGTCCGCATGGTGTCCGAGGGCGTCGACGTGCCCCGGCTGGCCGTCGGGGTCTACGCGACGACGATCTCCACGCCCCTCTTCTTCGCCCAGGCCGTGGGCCGTTTCGTGCGGTCGAGACGGCGCGGCGAGACGGCGTCGGTGTTCCTGCCGACCGTCCCCGACCTGCTCACCTTCGCCAACGAGATGGAGGTCGAGCGCGACCACGCCCTCGACAAGCCCAAGAAGGACGGCGAGGAGGACCCGTACGCCGAGTCCGAGAAGGAGATGGAGGAGGCGAACAAGGAGCAGGACGAGGACACCGGCGAGCAGGAGCAGTTCTCCTTCGAGGCGCTGGAGTCCGAGGCCGTCTTCGACCGGGTCCTCTACGACGGCGCCGAGTTCGGCATGCAGGCGCACCCGGGCAGCGAGGAGGAGCAGGACTACCTCGGCATTCCCGGCCTGTTGGAGCCTGACCAGGTGCAGATGCTGCTCCAGAAGCGGCAGGCGCGGCAGATCGCGCACAGCCGCAAGAAGCCGGACGACGAGGCGGACCTTCTCGAACTGCCCGCCGAGCGGCGGCCCGTCGTCTCCCACAAGGAGATGATGGAGTTGCGCAAGCAGCTCAACACGATGGTCAGCGCGTACGTGCACCAGAGCGGCAAGCCGCACGGAGTGATCCACACGGAGCTGCGGCGGGTGTGCGGGGGACCGCCCAGCGCGGAGGCGACGGCGGGCCAGTTGCGCCAACGGGTGGCGAAGGTGCAGGAGTGGGCGACCCGGATGAGGTAG
- a CDS encoding MFS transporter, whose protein sequence is MGVVESQDSVVGGGIAGTAEKQEGQGEQGVLGRTYRALSIGIVSVVLLIAFEATAVGTAMPVAARELDGISLYAFAFSGYFTTSLFGMVLAGQWSDRRGPVGALAGGIGAFGAGLVVAGTAQAMWLFILGRAVQGLGGGLVIVALYVVVGRAYPERLRPSIMAAFAAAWVVPSIVGPLASGAVTEHLGWRWVFLGIPVLVLLPMGLALPQMRRLAASPAPAGPADPALDRRRIRLALGISLGAGLLQYAAQELSWISVVPGIAGVALLVPAVLGLLPRGTYRAARGLPSVVLLRGVAAGSFIAAESFVPLMLVTQRGLSPTLAGFSLAAGGVTWALGSWVQARTRMQPYRVRLMTGGMVLVAAAVAAAPSVLIPAVPVWIVAVAWAFGCLGMGLVIASSSVMMLRLSAPEQAGANSAALQISDGLSNVVLLAAGGAAFAALGGGTVAHTATTATGTGSHPAAFAAVFLPMAAVALAGAWVATRVTDPARTAQP, encoded by the coding sequence ATGGGTGTCGTTGAGTCGCAGGACAGCGTGGTCGGGGGCGGAATCGCGGGAACCGCGGAGAAGCAAGAGGGGCAAGGGGAGCAGGGGGTGCTGGGGCGGACCTATCGGGCCCTCAGCATCGGGATCGTCTCCGTGGTGCTGCTCATCGCCTTCGAAGCGACCGCCGTAGGCACCGCAATGCCCGTAGCGGCCCGCGAGCTGGACGGGATCTCGCTCTACGCCTTCGCCTTCTCCGGGTACTTCACCACCAGCCTCTTCGGCATGGTCCTCGCCGGACAGTGGTCCGACCGGCGCGGCCCCGTCGGCGCCCTGGCCGGTGGCATCGGGGCGTTCGGCGCCGGGCTCGTCGTCGCCGGGACCGCCCAGGCCATGTGGCTGTTCATCCTCGGGCGGGCCGTGCAGGGACTGGGCGGCGGGCTCGTCATCGTCGCCCTGTACGTCGTCGTCGGACGGGCCTACCCGGAGCGGCTGCGGCCCTCGATCATGGCGGCGTTCGCCGCCGCCTGGGTGGTGCCGTCCATCGTCGGACCGCTCGCCTCCGGCGCGGTGACCGAACACCTCGGCTGGCGCTGGGTGTTCCTCGGGATACCCGTGCTGGTGCTGCTGCCGATGGGCCTCGCGCTGCCGCAGATGCGCCGGCTCGCCGCGTCCCCCGCCCCCGCAGGGCCGGCCGACCCCGCCCTCGACCGGCGGCGCATCCGGCTCGCCCTCGGCATCTCCCTCGGCGCCGGACTCCTCCAGTACGCGGCCCAGGAACTGAGCTGGATCTCCGTCGTCCCCGGCATCGCGGGCGTCGCCCTGCTCGTGCCCGCCGTCCTCGGCCTGCTCCCGCGCGGCACCTACCGGGCGGCCCGCGGACTGCCGTCCGTCGTGCTGCTGCGCGGGGTCGCCGCCGGGTCGTTCATCGCCGCGGAGTCCTTCGTCCCGCTGATGCTCGTCACCCAGCGGGGGCTGTCGCCGACGCTCGCCGGGTTCTCGCTGGCCGCGGGCGGCGTCACCTGGGCGCTCGGCTCCTGGGTGCAGGCGCGGACCCGGATGCAGCCGTACCGGGTGCGGCTGATGACCGGCGGGATGGTGCTGGTCGCCGCGGCGGTCGCCGCCGCGCCGAGCGTGCTCATCCCGGCCGTGCCGGTCTGGATCGTCGCCGTCGCCTGGGCCTTCGGCTGCCTCGGCATGGGCCTGGTCATCGCCTCCAGCAGCGTCATGATGCTGCGGCTCTCCGCCCCCGAGCAGGCCGGCGCCAACTCCGCCGCCCTCCAGATCTCCGACGGCCTCTCCAACGTCGTCCTCCTCGCGGCGGGCGGCGCGGCCTTCGCCGCGCTCGGCGGCGGCACGGTGGCGCACACCGCCACCACGGCGACCGGCACCGGCTCCCACCCGGCCGCCTTCGCCGCCGTCTTCCTCCCGATGGCGGCCGTGGCCCTGGCCGGCGCCTGGGTCGCCACCCGGGTCACCGATCCCGCGCGCACCGCACAGCCGTAG
- a CDS encoding class I SAM-dependent methyltransferase translates to MASVHNFDHERAVWDSYAESVWKGGGAEFVPAFRWTQYQGHGPGVELLGEPASVLEIGCGTGRALAHLAGRGVRARGIDLSPVMVAAASERWADLGIVFECAEALEWLGTDTRTYDAVYSVFGAAWFSDPELLFPLVLPRLNPGGVFVFSQPPAIPGAYGRQGMYKGGFAGPARYTYRYSHPPETWRSHLLAAGFADAVAGVLPAPAVGHIGTLIVRAVAV, encoded by the coding sequence TTGGCGTCCGTGCACAACTTCGATCATGAGCGTGCCGTCTGGGACAGTTACGCCGAGTCGGTGTGGAAGGGCGGCGGTGCGGAGTTCGTTCCGGCGTTTCGGTGGACGCAGTACCAGGGACACGGGCCAGGGGTCGAGCTTCTCGGGGAGCCCGCAAGCGTGCTGGAGATCGGCTGTGGCACAGGGCGGGCGCTGGCCCATCTCGCCGGGCGCGGGGTGCGGGCGCGGGGCATCGACCTCTCCCCGGTCATGGTGGCCGCGGCGAGCGAACGGTGGGCGGACCTCGGGATCGTGTTCGAGTGCGCCGAAGCGCTGGAGTGGCTCGGCACGGACACCCGCACCTACGACGCCGTCTACTCCGTCTTCGGTGCGGCCTGGTTCAGCGACCCGGAACTTCTCTTCCCCCTCGTCCTGCCGAGGCTGAACCCCGGAGGAGTGTTCGTGTTCTCGCAGCCCCCGGCCATCCCCGGGGCCTACGGCCGGCAGGGCATGTACAAGGGCGGCTTCGCGGGCCCCGCCAGATATACCTACCGCTACAGCCACCCTCCCGAGACCTGGCGGAGCCACCTCCTCGCGGCCGGCTTCGCCGATGCCGTGGCCGGTGTGCTGCCCGCGCCCGCGGTCGGTCATATCGGGACGTTGATCGTGCGGGCGGTCGCTGTCTGA
- a CDS encoding helix-turn-helix domain-containing protein encodes MTLEPENLGRSRSDLAEALRDQRRRSGRTQTWLARRCNMSQTKVSNIESGKLTPQLLDVELILRALGAQGPRAVEIMALVRTANTEWHDHWRSRRRGLDKKQNELARLEAISTEFRFFLLSMVTGLLATPEYVRASIADVPGDQSKTFAKKLERQQVLYDTSKSFTFVLTEQAVRWSLLPPAGMAMQLDRLVSVSRLPNVRIGVIPLGGYMPEKSLNTFTVYDRRLVTVETGTGSLMLYDHRDVTAYLGDFMAYERRAVVGDDCRELLSEWSSLFTRQRE; translated from the coding sequence TTGACGCTTGAACCCGAGAACCTGGGGCGGTCCAGGTCCGACCTCGCGGAAGCCTTGAGGGACCAGCGTAGGCGGTCCGGGCGGACGCAGACCTGGCTCGCTCGGCGCTGCAACATGTCCCAGACCAAGGTCAGCAACATCGAGAGCGGAAAGCTCACTCCCCAGCTCCTCGACGTCGAGCTGATCCTGCGTGCCCTCGGGGCGCAGGGCCCCCGGGCTGTCGAGATCATGGCGTTGGTGAGGACCGCCAACACGGAATGGCACGATCATTGGCGCTCGCGCCGCAGAGGTTTGGACAAGAAGCAGAACGAACTGGCGCGGCTCGAAGCGATATCCACGGAGTTCCGGTTCTTTCTCCTGTCCATGGTCACCGGTCTGCTGGCCACCCCCGAATACGTGCGTGCCAGTATCGCTGATGTTCCCGGGGACCAGTCCAAGACCTTTGCGAAGAAGCTGGAACGGCAGCAGGTTCTCTATGACACCTCGAAGTCGTTCACCTTCGTGCTCACGGAACAGGCGGTGAGATGGTCCCTGCTCCCTCCCGCGGGCATGGCCATGCAACTCGACAGGCTGGTGTCGGTCTCCCGTCTGCCGAATGTGCGGATCGGCGTGATCCCGCTCGGCGGGTACATGCCCGAGAAGTCCCTCAACACCTTCACCGTCTACGATCGGCGCCTGGTCACGGTGGAGACCGGCACAGGCTCCCTGATGCTCTACGACCATCGCGATGTGACCGCCTATCTCGGCGATTTCATGGCGTACGAACGTCGTGCGGTGGTCGGCGACGACTGTCGGGAACTGCTGAGCGAGTGGTCCTCTCTCTTTACCCGACAACGCGAATAA
- a CDS encoding DUF6879 family protein codes for MLLAGEAWRARFRDFKTEAWRLETLPQYLMPQEEEPFAEFRRGVRVDPRTVSNTYTDRLRRQAEQGRSQGRVHIVSRPLSDYLRFEFARYYAPHARAGEDIRILDVTDRENPLAEFQDFWIFDRSEVVLMNYDADGRQISREVQDGDVGRYLDCQSLALAEAVPFEEYVKGLDA; via the coding sequence GTGCTCTTGGCTGGTGAGGCGTGGAGAGCGAGGTTCCGTGACTTCAAGACAGAGGCTTGGCGGCTCGAGACCTTGCCGCAGTACCTCATGCCGCAGGAGGAAGAACCCTTCGCGGAATTCCGGCGTGGTGTCCGCGTCGATCCCCGGACTGTCTCCAACACCTACACGGACCGGTTGCGTCGACAGGCGGAGCAGGGGCGGTCACAGGGGCGCGTGCACATCGTGAGCCGCCCGCTTTCGGACTACCTCCGCTTCGAGTTCGCTCGGTACTACGCGCCGCACGCACGGGCAGGGGAGGACATTCGGATCCTGGACGTGACGGACAGGGAGAACCCGCTGGCGGAATTCCAGGACTTCTGGATTTTCGACCGGAGCGAAGTCGTCCTCATGAACTACGACGCGGACGGCAGGCAGATCAGCCGGGAGGTCCAAGACGGGGACGTGGGCAGATATCTCGACTGCCAGAGCCTGGCGCTGGCGGAAGCGGTGCCCTTCGAGGAGTACGTGAAGGGTCTTGACGCTTGA